The Neorhizobium sp. NCHU2750 genome contains the following window.
TCGGCGGCCTGGATTTCCCCGAGACGGAAAGGCCCGGCGCCTGGGATTTTCTCTATTTCGGCTATGTGATCGGCATGACGGCGCAGACCTCCGATGTCGGCATCACCGCGACCGACATGCGTAAAATCAACCTGCTGCATTCCGTCGTGTCTTTCTTTTTCAACACGATACTGGTAGCCGCTGCGGTCAACGCCGTCGTCTCGCTGGCGACATGAACGCCTGCGGCATGCCCCTCGGAAATGGCCACCGGTTTCGGGACAGGACATCCGCAGGAACGAAGCTCGAAAGGACCCGCCCCTTGAAGATCATTTCCCAAAACACCGCCTTCGGCGGCATGCAGGGTGTATTCGCCCATGATTCGGATGCCTGCAAATGCGAGATGACCTTCGCGGTCTTCGTTCCTCCGCAGGCGATCAGCGAGCCGCGGCCGGTTCTCTGGTATCTCTCGGGGCTCACCTGCACCCATGCGAACGTGATGGAAAAGGGTGAATACCGTCGGCTCGCCGCCGAACTCGGCCTGATCATCGTTTGCCCGGATGTCAGTCCGCGCGGCAATGACGTGCCGGACGAGTTGACCAACTGGCAGATGGGCAAGGGCGCCGGCTTCTATCTCGACGCAACCGAGAAGCCCTGGGCCGAGAACTACCAGATGTACACCTATATCACCGAGGAACTGCCCGCGCTCGTCAGCCAGCAGTTTCGCACCGACATGGACAGGCAGGGCATTTTCGGCCATTCGATGGGCGGCCACGGCGCCATGACCATCGCTCTGAAGAACCCCGACCGGTTCAGGAGTTGCTCGGCCTTCGCCCCGATCGTCGCGCCCTCGACCGCCGACTGGTCGGCCCCCGCGCTTGAAAAATATCTCGGCGCCGACAAGACCACCTGGCGCCAGTATGACGCCTGCGCGCTGGTCGCCGATGGCGCACGCTTCCCCGAATTCCTGATCGATCAGGGCAAGGCCGACAGCTTTCTCGAAAACGGTCTGCGTCCATGGCTGTTTGAAGAAGCGGTGAAGGGCACCGGCATCGGCCTTACGCTGAGAATGCAGGAGCGTTACGACCACTCCTACTACTTCATCTCCACCTTCATGGACGATCATCTGCGCTGGCATGCCGAGCGGCTTGGCTGATCGGCAAGACGGACAGTGAAAAATGACGAAGCCGGCGTTATCGCCGGCTTCATCGTTTTCGGGATCGCTCAGATCTTCCTGCGGTTATCCACCGAGAACGCACCGGCGCCGGCGAAGAACAGGTAGAGGAAGATGAACGAGAAAAGGATGGCGGCCTCGCCACCGTTCAGCGCAGGCCAGAAGCCCTTGGGGAAATGCGCCATGAAATAGGCCACCGCCATCTGTCCGGACAGGATGAAGGCCACCGGACGGGTGAGGAAGCCGATGGTGATCAGAATACCACCAACGAATTCCAGAATGGCTGCAACGAGAAGCAGTGGCGGAAGATGGTCGCCCCCCTGCGGCGCGGGGAAAGCAAAGAGCTTCATCATGCCATGCTCGAGGAACAGCAGTCCGCTCATAACTCTCAGGGCGCCAAGGCCTTGCTCTCTATAAGCGGCCAGACGATCAAATAATGCCATCGGTATCTCTCTCCGGTTGAATAAGGCGGCACAGCGATAGGCTGGGCGGCGCCTTGCCAGAAATCAATTTTATGGCATTAACCGACGAAATTTAAAAGCAACGGGTAACCTTGGCGTATCAAAGCCCGCCGGCCTCGGCATAAGCGGTGATCGCCGTTGTCCGTTGCGGACTGGCGAGGCGAAATTCGGAGGCGATGCGGTCGGCAATCTTGTTCGCGAGCGAATCGACCGCGCCCTGCGCACCGAAGGAGAGCGAGCTTTCCTGAAACGAGCCTTCCGCCACAGGGTCGCCCGAAGTCACCGAAATCGCCTTCACCGTCACGGTGGCCTGATAGCGGTAGCCGAACAGAAACTGCGACGGCTTCACCTTATCGATCCGCACCGTGAGAATGGTCCGCGGCAGCATGATCGAGCGGGTCGTCGCCTGGATCGCTGTATCGACCAGCAGATCGGTGCGGGCGATCAGCTCGCGTGAGACATCCGGCTGGGCCGTCACGAAGGCGCCGCGCACGTCATAGAGCAGCCGCTCCGACACCTCGCCAGGCACAGGCATGCGAAAGCCGGCCAGCATCAGCACGACCAGGGGCACGAGGGAAAGGCGAACGGGACGGAAAGACATGCGGAAATCCGGAACAACAGGCCCGCATGTTCGCCATTTAGGGTTAGTGAAGCCTTAAACCGATGGCTTCAACGCGGTAAAAACCGCCGCCGCAGCAACAAATTCGTCGTGCCGTTTTGCCCGGCGGTGCTCGGCCTCGGCGTCGGCGCCCCAATGCTCGCTTGTCCAGTCTTCTTCCAGATGAGCAAGCGCCCAGATATCTTCGGCGTCACGGTGGCCCTCGGCAAAGGCAAGCGCGAGGATTGCCGAACCGGTCAGCGTCGTCACGGTATGCAGCACCGCAAGCTCGATCGGGGTGTCGTATTTGCGAAGCACCGCGGAAAAGGCGAGCACCGCCTCGCGCGGCTGCTCCTTCGGCATTACGCCCTCGATCAGCTCGAAACGGGCACCGTGGTCATTGGCCACCCAGTCGACCAGCGGATCCCATTGCTCGCGCTGGCGGATGACGAGGTTTTCCGGATCATTGGCACGGTAGCAGAGCATGTCACTGGCGGAAAAGCGTAGTATATCCTCGAACACCGCCTGCGCTTCGACAGCCACGCCATCGATCGCGGTATTGACGAGACGCGTCACCGGCATGGTGCGCGGATCGATAACATCGACCTGGTTTGCCCATTCGTCACGCAGCAATTCGGCAAGTCGCGCTGTCGGCACCGAAAGCGCATTCTTCGCCGGTGTCTTGACCGGCCTGCCATCGAGATGGACCGCATGGCCGCCCTCGCCCTCGACGATCGACACTTCCTTGTAAAACCGCTTCGGCAGCGGCTTCTGCATCTGGATCTGCGCCCGCCGCGTCGGGTCCGGATGGCTCAATGCCGGGTCCTGGGCGCCCAATGGGTCGGTAAACAGTTCACGCATGTCGAATGGTCCTAGGTCTTTGGCTGTCAGTGGTCAGCCGATATGGGCGAGGATCTCGCTTGGATGGCTGACGACGGCATCGGCGCCAGCCTGTCTCAATTCGTCAACCGAGGCATAGCCCCAGGCGACACCGATGGCTGTTGCACCGGCGGCCTTTGCCATCTGCATATCGTAGATGGCATCGCCGATGACAAGCGTGTATCCCGGTCGCATGCCGGTCTCGTCGCAGCATTCCGTCACCATCGCTGGATGCGGCTTCGACGGGCAATCGTCGGCCGTGCGCGAGGCGACGAATTTGAACCCATGCGTCTCCGTCACCAGATCCAGCCCGCGACGCGACTTGCCGGTCACCGCACCGATCAGGATCTCGTCGCGGCTCTCCAGCGTGTCCATCAGTTCGCGGATGCCGGCAAACAGCGGCTCGCGGAAGTCGAGATCGTTACGAACCACCGAAAACAGCGACTTGTAATAGGCCATCATCTCGATGTCCTCGTCATCGACATGCGGCTTGCCGAGCATGCGCGAAATCGCGATGTCGAGCGTCAGGCCGATGATCGCCTTGGTCTCCGCGAAGGCGGGTTCCCGCTTGCCGAACTGGACAAAGGTGCGACGCATGGTTTCATGGATCAGGCCGGCACTGTCGACCAGCGTGCCATCGCAATCGAACAGAACGAGCTTCATTCGTCGTCATCCCTT
Protein-coding sequences here:
- the fghA gene encoding S-formylglutathione hydrolase, with protein sequence MKIISQNTAFGGMQGVFAHDSDACKCEMTFAVFVPPQAISEPRPVLWYLSGLTCTHANVMEKGEYRRLAAELGLIIVCPDVSPRGNDVPDELTNWQMGKGAGFYLDATEKPWAENYQMYTYITEELPALVSQQFRTDMDRQGIFGHSMGGHGAMTIALKNPDRFRSCSAFAPIVAPSTADWSAPALEKYLGADKTTWRQYDACALVADGARFPEFLIDQGKADSFLENGLRPWLFEEAVKGTGIGLTLRMQERYDHSYYFISTFMDDHLRWHAERLG
- a CDS encoding DoxX family protein — encoded protein: MALFDRLAAYREQGLGALRVMSGLLFLEHGMMKLFAFPAPQGGDHLPPLLLVAAILEFVGGILITIGFLTRPVAFILSGQMAVAYFMAHFPKGFWPALNGGEAAILFSFIFLYLFFAGAGAFSVDNRRKI
- a CDS encoding ATP12 family chaperone protein codes for the protein MRELFTDPLGAQDPALSHPDPTRRAQIQMQKPLPKRFYKEVSIVEGEGGHAVHLDGRPVKTPAKNALSVPTARLAELLRDEWANQVDVIDPRTMPVTRLVNTAIDGVAVEAQAVFEDILRFSASDMLCYRANDPENLVIRQREQWDPLVDWVANDHGARFELIEGVMPKEQPREAVLAFSAVLRKYDTPIELAVLHTVTTLTGSAILALAFAEGHRDAEDIWALAHLEEDWTSEHWGADAEAEHRRAKRHDEFVAAAAVFTALKPSV
- a CDS encoding HAD-IA family hydrolase; this translates as MKLVLFDCDGTLVDSAGLIHETMRRTFVQFGKREPAFAETKAIIGLTLDIAISRMLGKPHVDDEDIEMMAYYKSLFSVVRNDLDFREPLFAGIRELMDTLESRDEILIGAVTGKSRRGLDLVTETHGFKFVASRTADDCPSKPHPAMVTECCDETGMRPGYTLVIGDAIYDMQMAKAAGATAIGVAWGYASVDELRQAGADAVVSHPSEILAHIG